In the Methanococcus maripaludis genome, one interval contains:
- a CDS encoding roadblock/LC7 domain-containing protein, with translation MIDRILADLSKTEGIKGSMVVGKDGLVIASQIPSNLDSELIGAMASAAFGSAERTATEIGQGALEQMMVEAEFGKTLMTDAGEGILVVLSDSKVNLGLIRISMKKATEKIKTAF, from the coding sequence ATGATTGACAGAATTCTTGCAGATTTGAGTAAAACTGAAGGAATAAAGGGATCAATGGTTGTAGGTAAAGATGGGCTTGTTATTGCATCACAAATTCCATCAAACCTCGATAGCGAACTTATCGGTGCAATGGCTTCCGCAGCATTTGGTTCCGCAGAAAGAACTGCAACAGAAATCGGCCAAGGGGCTCTCGAACAAATGATGGTCGAAGCAGAATTTGGTAAAACGTTAATGACTGATGCAGGAGAGGGAATTTTGGTTGTACTCTCTGATTCAAAAGTTAACCTTGGTTTAATCAGGATATCAATGAAAAAAGCAACTGAAAAAATTAAAACAGCATTTTAA
- a CDS encoding GTP-binding protein, which yields MVKELKIVIMGSEDVGKTTLMESLIKNVGKVEHNGTTVAIDYGRIEMDDKKFHFFGTPGQERFGFMREIAIEGADYALLVLDATVGLRKVDLDIIGLLTNKNIPFSVFINKMDLCNESNAVEIINSLNGLTENSNIVTGSIYRKEGLSEIIDQLKII from the coding sequence ATGGTAAAAGAACTTAAAATAGTGATAATGGGCTCAGAAGATGTTGGTAAAACCACGCTCATGGAATCCCTGATCAAAAATGTTGGGAAAGTAGAGCACAATGGAACTACTGTGGCGATAGACTATGGTAGAATTGAAATGGATGATAAAAAATTCCACTTCTTTGGAACTCCGGGTCAGGAACGATTTGGATTCATGAGAGAAATTGCAATCGAAGGGGCAGATTATGCTCTTTTAGTTCTTGATGCCACTGTTGGTTTAAGAAAGGTTGATTTGGATATTATTGGCCTTTTAACTAATAAAAATATTCCTTTTTCAGTATTCATAAATAAAATGGATTTATGCAATGAATCGAATGCAGTTGAAATAATAAATAGTTTGAACGGTTTAACGGAAAATTCAAATATTGTTACAGGGTCTATCTATCGAAAAGAAGGATTGTCCGAAATAATAGATCAATTGAAAATAATCTAA
- a CDS encoding H(2)-dependent methylenetetrahydromethanopterin dehydrogenase-related protein, with protein sequence MKVTVYGAGNQNLYVNQLDLPGAYGGVPPYGGSRMAIEFAEAGHDVILAEVNKSMLTDDQWKIVEEAGVKVLTDDAEAAKEAEIAIFFTPFGKKTVEIAKTILPHLPQNAIIANTCTVSPVILYTMLEVELRTKRKDIGITSMHPAAVPGTPQHGHYVISSKATNGTEYASEEQIEKCVKLTESIGKTPYLVPADVSATVSDMGSLLTAVTLAGVLDYYSVGTKIIKAPKKMVEQQILMTLQTMASLVESSGVDGLLRALNPELVTKSASSMHLLDKQKDLDAALEILTNLDGELQKASTSAEIKPTTLVAAQSLVKELETLIGGAAANGAIKRSTRKLFQ encoded by the coding sequence ATGAAGGTTACGGTATATGGTGCAGGCAACCAAAACCTGTACGTTAACCAGTTAGATTTACCTGGGGCATATGGTGGAGTTCCCCCATATGGTGGAAGCAGAATGGCTATTGAATTTGCCGAAGCTGGCCACGACGTTATTTTAGCAGAAGTTAATAAATCAATGTTAACTGATGATCAATGGAAAATTGTCGAAGAAGCGGGCGTTAAGGTATTAACTGACGACGCAGAAGCTGCAAAAGAAGCAGAAATTGCAATATTTTTTACACCATTTGGTAAAAAAACCGTAGAAATCGCTAAAACTATTTTACCACACCTTCCTCAAAATGCAATCATTGCAAATACATGCACGGTTTCTCCTGTTATATTATATACAATGTTGGAAGTTGAATTAAGAACAAAAAGAAAAGATATTGGTATCACATCAATGCACCCTGCAGCAGTTCCTGGAACTCCTCAGCACGGACATTATGTGATAAGTTCAAAAGCAACAAATGGAACAGAATACGCTTCAGAAGAACAGATTGAAAAATGTGTTAAACTTACTGAAAGCATTGGAAAAACCCCCTATCTAGTTCCAGCAGACGTATCTGCAACAGTATCGGATATGGGCTCCCTTTTAACAGCAGTTACCCTTGCAGGAGTTTTAGATTATTATTCAGTAGGCACAAAAATAATCAAAGCTCCAAAAAAGATGGTGGAACAGCAAATTTTAATGACATTACAGACAATGGCATCACTTGTTGAATCATCAGGGGTAGATGGCCTTTTAAGAGCATTAAATCCAGAATTAGTTACAAAATCTGCTTCATCAATGCATTTACTTGATAAACAAAAAGATTTGGATGCAGCACTTGAAATATTGACTAATTTAGATGGTGAATTACAAAAAGCTTCAACAAGTGCCGAAATAAAGCCAACAACACTTGTCGCAGCACAGTCTTTGGTAAAAGAACTCGAAACCTTAATCGGTGGTGCAGCAGCTAACGGTGCTATTAAGAGAAGTACAAGAAAACTCTTCCAATAA
- a CDS encoding class I SAM-dependent methyltransferase, giving the protein MVFNVNSSGNKSGVTPNMISENGISGYNSNFSKADLSSLNKKVDSLNYTVEYINNELMGTFFRQGLKFGIFKAIEDYRPSISELINILGYPNKEFVEKYVKTGLSLNLLEFNEEEKLELNSDFRYSTIHPEYNKIISDHVSKYDFMAGLVQYAFIGYNHPEILLNVKKDADIWDMMLNTNYMKTCREVVFEYLGIKNGDSVLEVGCGSRSPLYFASKVAPNGEYTGVDISKKLIRVAEGRLKRSGIQCATLKSMDFSETISKYKHDYVLCIHTLSYANSLKLFLKKMMESLKKGGKLVIMEEFFTENINTNAELFEFYNHLNKYFKNYVSRTEILKELELIGIDYKYELLGNNCIVVERI; this is encoded by the coding sequence ATGGTTTTTAACGTAAACAGTTCAGGTAATAAATCAGGGGTGACGCCAAATATGATTTCTGAAAACGGAATTTCAGGTTACAATTCAAACTTTAGCAAGGCTGATCTAAGCAGCTTGAACAAAAAAGTAGATTCATTAAATTATACTGTAGAATACATTAATAATGAATTAATGGGAACATTTTTCAGACAAGGGCTTAAATTTGGAATATTCAAAGCTATTGAAGATTATAGGCCCTCTATTTCGGAATTAATAAATATTTTGGGCTACCCAAACAAAGAATTTGTAGAAAAATATGTAAAAACTGGTTTAAGTTTAAATCTGCTTGAATTCAACGAAGAAGAAAAGTTAGAATTAAATTCTGATTTTAGATATTCTACAATTCACCCAGAATACAATAAAATCATTTCTGATCATGTTTCAAAATACGACTTCATGGCAGGACTTGTTCAATATGCATTTATTGGTTACAATCACCCGGAAATTCTATTAAACGTTAAAAAAGATGCAGACATCTGGGACATGATGTTAAATACAAACTACATGAAAACATGTAGGGAAGTAGTTTTCGAATATCTGGGAATAAAAAATGGAGATAGTGTTCTTGAAGTTGGTTGCGGTTCAAGGTCTCCGCTTTATTTTGCATCAAAAGTAGCTCCAAACGGCGAATATACTGGAGTAGACATTTCAAAAAAACTCATAAGGGTTGCAGAAGGAAGATTAAAAAGAAGCGGAATTCAGTGCGCAACACTAAAATCAATGGATTTTTCTGAAACGATTTCAAAATACAAGCACGATTACGTGTTATGTATCCATACACTAAGTTATGCAAATTCTTTGAAACTGTTCCTCAAAAAAATGATGGAATCCCTCAAAAAAGGCGGTAAACTTGTTATAATGGAGGAATTTTTTACAGAAAATATCAATACAAATGCAGAACTCTTTGAATTTTACAACCACTTAAACAAATACTTCAAAAATTACGTTTCGAGAACCGAAATTTTAAAAGAACTCGAACTGATTGGAATTGATTACAAATATGAACTGCTTGGAAATAATTGCATCGTAGTCGAAAGGATTTAA
- a CDS encoding helix-turn-helix domain-containing protein — protein sequence MMFINPTIIRSLNKSKLRKKIVYFLYDIHPHGTYLSELSRRVKSDPSNVLGCLKGMGNRYNGSSSLIELGLVNCDGKEGMKIYQMTNYGKTVVEYLKDYDSADNW from the coding sequence ATGATGTTTATAAATCCGACGATAATAAGATCTCTAAACAAGAGCAAGCTAAGAAAAAAAATTGTATATTTTTTGTATGACATACACCCCCATGGCACGTACCTTTCAGAACTTTCCCGAAGGGTAAAATCGGACCCTAGCAATGTATTGGGATGTTTAAAAGGCATGGGAAATCGATACAATGGTAGTTCATCTTTGATTGAACTTGGACTTGTCAACTGCGATGGAAAAGAAGGAATGAAGATATATCAAATGACAAATTACGGAAAGACAGTAGTTGAATATCTCAAAGACTACGATTCTGCTGATAACTGGTGA